Part of the Bos indicus isolate NIAB-ARS_2022 breed Sahiwal x Tharparkar chromosome 29, NIAB-ARS_B.indTharparkar_mat_pri_1.0, whole genome shotgun sequence genome is shown below.
CGTCGTCAGTTTGGGGGCTTTGTGGGAGACTGGGGTGGCCCCAGGAAGTGGGGTTCCCTCCGCCCACTGTCACCACCCCCAAACGTCTGCCTCTTGCCCAGTGTGTCCCCAGGGGCCCAGCTCTAACTGTCTAGTCACAGATGGGGGCCCCATCTCCTGGGTCTTCCCCGTGGGCCTGGAGGGGCCCCTTTGCCCTCACTCAGCTGTCAGGCGCCAGTCAGAGGCCTCAAGGCCTGGCTGAGCCACGAGAGGAGACCCTCTCCCTGTCCACGGGAGGGGCCGTGACGGTGTCAGGAGCCCCTGACCCTGCCATGCCTGCGGAGTTCAGGAAGGACACATGATACAGGGGGGAGGCGTTTATTACGGCGGGCCCTGGGGCAGCGCGCACGGGGACACCCAGGCCCAGGGCTGCCCTCAGCAGCCGGGCAAGGGCAGATGCAGGCGGGACTGCAAGGCCGGGCCTGGCCCACCTCCCTGGCTGGCTGCAGGCGGTGCCACTGGGCGACTGGCCGCCGGGCCTGGGCCAGCATGTCTGCCCAGCGCTGGGAGTCCAGCAGCACCTTGCGACAGGCTGGGGCCGCAGCTGTGGGCCCCGGGCCCAGACGGCCAGCACCAGATCCACGCTCTGGGTAGAAGCAGGCAGAGgtgtgggaggaaggggagagagacagTGGTCAGTCTGGCCCTGAGTGAGGtaccgcccccccccgccccctcctccaggcagcccacCTGGATCTGGCTGAAGGGCACGAGGAAGGTGAAGGCCTCGTTGTAGTAAGGGGTGGCCGTGCCCTTCCTGGCCgatgtctttctcttcttccactttctctGGTTCAGCAGGAGCTGGACCTTCACGTAGGGGTCTGGGAGAGCGAAAGGGGTCAGAGGGCCTCCCAGGTCTGAGGGCTGAGCCCTGGGTTTCCTCTGTCCACGTGGAGCGGTGGGTCCAGCTCTCACCTGCCAGCGCCGGGCTCAGGCCTCGGGCCTCCAGCACGACCACGGTCAGCCGGCCGGAGCCGGGCACGTAGCGGAGCAAGAAGCAGAGCTCCTCGGTCTGCTCAGGCTGCGGGTGGCACGAGAGGGCCTCAGCTGCCCCCCAGCACGCGGAGccgggtgggagggtgggagccGGGGGCAGGCGGGCTCACCTCGGCCGCGGCGGGTGGGCCCAGCGGGCGCCAGAGCTCCAGCACGTGCTGCAGGTCCACGGAGCCCAGTGGCAGGCTGAGCGTGCCCAGTGTCCCGTGCTGGGAGAGGCGCCTGTGCCAGGAGCAGCAGCTCGGCAGAGCCGCCCGGCCACCCCGCCCAGCCCCCCGGGCCCAGCCCGGACTCACGTGGAAGGAGCAGGTCTCCTCGAACACGGGGCACAGCGTGCCAGGGTGCACCTTTGTCTCATGTGTGCGCCCGGCGTCCGGGGACAGGCTCAGGCGGGCAAAGGGGTCCGCTGTGCCGCCCGGGGTCCCGGGCCTCAGGTCCGCAGCCTGCTTGAGGCCCACCCTGATCTAGCAGGCAGGGGCCCCTCCCCGGTCAGCCCTGCGCCACCCAGCACTGGGCGCCCGCCCTTCACTCGTCACCCCTCCAAAATCCCACGCATCCTCTGGGACCCCCTTACCTCCTGGCTTCCAGAGTCATACTCCAGGGACAGCTGCAGgcaccccactgctgggcacccCCAGGTCCAGATGCCACGTTACCCAACTCCGGCTGCACCTGAGTGGTGTCACGAGAATGCTGACCGCTGTGTGGGCACCCTGTGCCCATCGGAGCCCTCGCCCCGCAGGCAGCAGGTCCACGGCGGAGCAGACCTCCAGGCCACTAGAAGGCCACCCTTCTCTCAGCCCTGTGAGACTGGCCGCCATGCCCCCCAATCCACCTCTCAGGCCACGGCCTTCCTCCGGAACCTCTGTGGCTCCCCGTGGCCCGAGCCCCTCACACCTTTGTTCGTCACCTCCCCTGCGGGGAAggcccccacctctgccctgggCAGACCAGACCACCCTGGGGGCGGAGCTGCCCCGGCCCTGGCCCACAGGGATCTGGGTGCCCGCCTCTCAccaggtgggtggtggtggtgagccCGGTGGTGCCCAGGACCACAGCCTCCTTGTCTCTGGGCCTCTTCCTGTGGCGCCcacggcagcagcagcagacggtGCAGAGCAGGCAGGATGTGAGGAGGACGCCCGCTACGATGGTAGCGGCCACGAGAGCCCAGCGGAGCCCTGGGGTGGCGCAGAGACGGCCTGAGAtgccactgtggacagtgaccgccccccaccccctgggccGTCTGCACTGTCCCCCACAGGCCCCCAGACTCACAGGGATAGGGGTAGCGAGGTCCAGTGTGAGCCCAGGCGTGGCTGTGGTGCCCACCGGGGTGCGGGCACTGTGGGTGTCTGGAGGGTGCTCCATCTCCTGGTCCCGCTGCCTTGGAGCAAATGGCCGGGGCGGTCAGGTCACTCATGAGGGTGACCCATGGGGACCTTGCCCACCATCCCATCTGCCCAGCAGCAGCCAGCTCGGTCTGCCCGGGCACGGAGGCTGTCTGGGGTGGCCAGGGCGAGCGTTCCGAGCGGCGCCAGGTGGAGGGAGGCTCTGGGCCCTGGCCAAAGAGCTGGCTTCGCCCCTGTGGGCCCAGCCTTCcagccaccaccccctccccagccccgcaAGCAGGCCCAGCCTGGGCAGCCCAACCCTGCCCCCACCGGCCTCCCGAGAGCCTTCCACcgccttcctccaggaagccccttcCCACCTGGCCACTCTCCCTGGGCCCTGGCTCCCTTGAGCCCACCACGGTTTGCTGGTGACACGGGCGGAGCGTGTTCAATTGTGGGTCACCAGCCCCAGAGCAAATGGGGGGCCGGGGCTGTGCTAGGATCACGGGGTGCaggaggggtgggagtggggctcGGACCCCCAGGGTCAGCAGGGGTTCCTCTGGGCCAAAGGACGTGCCACGAGGGGCACAGCgaggtgggggcaggcagggcagggtGCAGCCGGGCGCGGCCGGCATTCCTGCCCGCCTACCTGTCCCCGACCCTTCAGCAGCTCTGCTGCTGAGGGGGTGGAGGGCGGGGCCGGCACAGCCCACCATTCAGGAGGAGCACGCCCACAGGGACCCCCACAGGGACCTCCACAGCCCGCACACTGAGACCTCAGGCCATGAGAGTCTCCCCGCAACAGCTTGTCCTGGGCTCCCCTCCTCCGGGGGCACCGGCGGCCTCGTCATAggacccagcccagccccagccccccagGAACAGGCAGGCA
Proteins encoded:
- the SYT8 gene encoding LOW QUALITY PROTEIN: synaptotagmin-8 (The sequence of the model RefSeq protein was modified relative to this genomic sequence to represent the inferred CDS: inserted 2 bases in 2 codons) — protein: MEHPPDTHSARTPVGTTATPGLTLDLATPIPVSLGAWLRWALVAATIVAGVLLTSCLLCTVCCCCRGRHRKRPRDKEAVVLGTTGLTTTTHLVQPELGNVASGPGGAQQWXCLQLSLEYDSGSQEIRVGLKQAADLRPGTPGGTADPFARLSLSPDAGRTHETKVHPGTLCPVFEETCSFHVSPGWARGAGRGGRAALPSCCSWHRRLSQHGTLGTLSLPLGSVDLQHVLELWRPLGPPAAAEPEQTEELCFLLRYVPGSGRLTVVVLEARGLSPALADPYVKVQLLLNQRKWKKRKTSARKGTATPYYNEAFTFLVPFSQIQSVDLVLAVWARGPQLRPQPVXKVLLDSQRWADMLAQARRPVAQWHRLQPAREVGQARPCSPACICPCPAAEGSPGPGCPRARCPRARRNKRLPPVSCVLPELRRHGRVRGS